In Porites lutea chromosome 9, jaPorLute2.1, whole genome shotgun sequence, a single window of DNA contains:
- the LOC140948351 gene encoding uncharacterized protein → MPRSMLKCFSTICIFLSFAIFISFLDRVFNSFNSSRYKPVTKTTNYDEYGRIVPAKGGSPSHSIARDKKSILTGTANKLDINSLREDNNSSKTKLMGLEFHQSLDVFKRDWCRLQKARLDWKEILRPCLNLTLWSPIKPGFGVNQITDPSKSFISGWNIRAAGEFSRFVIQTVSAGNVEKTIGGDSWRIHIQGPSSLAPTIFDHNNGTYEVLFLIIEDGDYEAKIFLDYSLCHGFKDPPPYWFKKGNSQGKNQPDGILKGDRPYLIAPFRDGEKVTFHIPPSANNLRYIDALVKVNYTCDASCRAMIWDGFGRWANGQWKPYIKDIILKDHRNQEGIFFSFGDSVSNMFLSSLTSGPYRNLCKKTFIACRPIYHWVYDMAKYWGDGVKSPREPLPDDADYDQERVINDIKKTLFNPEITEKSVLMMNMGIHFAAAVNFTNYQRVIEQLIRLLKDDGENKPAKYISNSFKGRFIWKTSTAIHRERFPNPHKDVRRFLTFSRVKLFNAYALSAMCHAGIDVIDVYPISEAYPAGTVSQTDPVHYADNVFRDVEGLLFKMFSP, encoded by the exons ATGCCTCGATCGatgttaaaatgtttttcaacgaTTTGTATTTTCCtgtcttttgcaatttttatttcttttcttgatcgCGTTTTCAATAGTTTCAATAGCTCGAGGTACAAACCAGTGACTAAAACTACAAACTACGACGAATATGGACGTATTGTGCCAGCTAAAGGGGGAAGCCCTAGCCATTCGATTGCTAGAGACAAGAAAAGTATATTGACTGGAACTGCCAACAAACTGGACATCAACTCATTACGAGAGGATAATAATTCGTCTAAGACTAAACTGATGGGATTAGAATTTCATCAAAGCTTGGACGTGTTTAAACGTGATTGGTGCCGATTGCAAAAAGCTAGATTGGATTGGAAAGAAATTCTACGTCCTTGTTTAAATTTAACCCTCTGGTCACCAATAAAACCAGGATTTGGAGTCAATCAGATAACAGACCCTAGCAAGAGTTTTATTTCAGGGTGGAACATAAGAGCAGCCGGAGAATTCAGCCGATTTGTTATTCAGACGGTATCGGCAGGTAATGTGGAAAAAACTATCGGAGGAGACTCGTGGAGAATTCATATTCAAGGTCCGTCGTCTTTGGCACCAACAATCTTTGACCACAATAACGGAACCTATGAGGTTTTATTTCTTATAATAGAGGATGGAGATTATGAAGCTAAAATCTTCTTGGATTACAGCCTTTGCCACGGATTCAAAGATCCCCCTCCATATTGGttcaaaaaag GCAATTCCCAAGGTAAAAATCAGCCTGATGGCATCCTTAAAGGGGACCGGCCCTACTTAATAGCTCCTTTCAGGGATGGAGAGAAGGTGACTTTTCATATTCCTCCATCAGCGAATAATCTGCGATACA TTGACGCCTTGGTGAAAGTTAACTACACATGTGACGCGTCATGTAGAGCAATGATCTGGGATGGATTTGGTAGATGGGCCAATGGGCAATGGAAGCCTTACATTAAAG acATCATTTTAAAGGATCATAGAAATCAAGAAGgtatcttcttcagttttggaGATTCCGTTTCTAATATGTTTCTCAGCTCCCTTACATCTGGTCCTTACCGTAATCTGTGCAAGAAGACATTTATCGCCTGTCGACCTATTTACCACTGGGTGTACGACATGGCGAAATACTGGGGCGATGGCGTCAAATCACCAAGGGAACCTCTCCCTGATGACGCTGATTACGATCAAGAACGAGTTATAAATGACATCAAAAAG ACTTTGTTTAACCCGGAAATAACAGAAAAGAGTGTATTGATGATGAACATGGGAATCCATTTTGCTGCTGCGGTGAATTTTACTAATTACCAGCGAGTTATAGAACAGTTAATACGCTTGCTGAAGGATGACGGCGAAAACAAACCTGCCAAATATATCAGCAACTCTTTTAAGGGGAGGTTTATATGGAAAACGTCAACTGCCATTCACAGGGAAAGATTTCCAAATCCACATAAAGATGTCCGTCGGTTCCTGACTTTTTCACGCGTAAAGTTGTTCAATGCCTATGCCCTTTCAGCCATGTGTCATGCTGGTATTGACGTCATAGACGTTTATCCAATAAGCGAAGCTTATCCTGCTGGAACTGTGTCGCAGACCGATCCTGTTCATTATGCTGATAATGTGTTTAGGGATGTCGAGGGATTGCTTTTTAAGATGTTTAGTCcgtaa